The region CAAAAAATGGATGAAGGGCTACCTTTAAACCCTCGTTGTTCTTTTTTAATTTTATAGAAGGAATATATGACAGAATATTCACCCGATTAAGTCGGGTAGCTAATCAAGATGATTGACTTTCAGAAATGGTTTTAATGCAACGCTAGTGATTTAGGATAAGCGTAGCACAATGTAAAAGGAAAATCGATGGCGGGCCATGCGCATGTGATTTTGATCGCCATCAATATTGTGTGAGCAGGGGGTATCGACCATATTGGGGGGATTTCAACTGTGATGGCAGGAGTATCAACCGAACGGATGGATGTATCGACCACTTCACAAAAATTATCAACCATTTAGGCTCCGATATCGGCCACTATCAAAAGATTTATCAATTGGAGAGTAATCTCGACTGAACGATAGGATGAATTGATTGACCTGAAAATGCTCCACCACCATTAATAAGCCATCACAACTTTTCACGTTATGATGGCAATGTGATTTACGTATAAAATGAATTAAAATCCGGTTAAAATAGACCTTTTACATATAAACGGTGGTCTGCCAAAGCCTTTATGTTGTAATGGGCATTTTTGTCTCATAGCAAAAAAATTACCAAAAAAACCCTGGATAATACGGGTAATATCCATAGCCACCGAAACCGCCGTAACCACCATAATGCGGAAATAATAGATAACTTGTCAGCAGCCCACCTGCCAAACCGCCAAGGAAAGGTCCAAATCCATATCTGACAGGTACTGGTCCGCCAATATCACTCCCAAAACCAGGATATCCGTTAAAACCCACTCCGTACCCTTGAACCGGCTCTTGCATTTCCTCTTGTGAATTTCTTTGTTGTTCTGGCACTGCAGTTGACAAATTCTCTTCATAATTAGGCATTGCGGCTTGCTGATTCCATTCGTTATTCATTCTTTTCCCTCACTTCAAAATGTAGTATATGATATCCTTATGCATTTGCCTAATGAAGGTGTTGGGCGTTTTCACCAGAAGTAGGTAATTACAAGTTATTACATCAAATCAAATTTTCAAAAAATAGTGTTTGGTGTTAACATCAGCTTTGTGGTATCATATATCTAACAGATACATATCATATAGATAGGATGATCCTTTTGAAAGAATACAATCATACTACCTACGCAATACTTGGGATTTTGACAACTACATGCAAATCCGGCTATGCAATTAAACAATTCATTGACCAAAGTTTAAACCACTTTTGGAAAATTAGTTACGGGCAAATTTATCCAACCCTAAAATTTATTGAAGAAGAGGGATTGGCTACAGTAAAAACAGCTACACAGGAAGGAAAGCCTGATCGAAAGGAGTATTTCTTGACACAAAAAGGAAAAACAACCTTAAAAGAATGGCTCAAACAACCGATTGAACAAATACCTGTGGAGCGAAATGAATTGTTATTGAAATTATTTTTTGGACGTCATCAATCCACAGCAAATACGCTAAATCAACTGAACGATTACCAGCAAAAATTGAAAATAACTTATCAAACTTACACAAACATAGAACAAATGATTACGACAAATAAACATGATCAAAAAGATGCAACCTATTGGCTATTTACCTTAGATTATGGAAAAAGGGTAACACAGGCAGCGATTGAATGGTGCGAGGCGACTACCGAACAGATTAAAAAGGTAAAAGATGCTTCGTATTCGAAGTAAGTGAATTATCATATCTGGGTGTCATGATGGATCCATCAAATGGGAGGAATAAAATCATGAGAAAGTCAATTTACACTGGCCGTTACATTACCGACAATGACAGCGATCTTGTTGTATTTCTAATCGGCATGCGAATGAACAAACGATTTGCAGTACACAAATGGCTACCAGTTTTCAAGGCAATGCGAGGCATGATTAAAGAGCTGTACATGAACAAGGAGGAGTTAGGTTTTTTATCCATGGAAAATTACTTTGGACTACGAACAACTCTCATGATTCAATACTGGCAGTCGACTGAGGATTTACTTGCCTATGCCAAAGGGGAAAAACATTTGGCTGCATGGAAAAACTTCAATCAACAAGTCGACAACAATGAGGCTGTTGGCATTTACCATGAAACTTATCCAGTTGATAAAGGCAAGTACGAAACACTTTATCGGAATATGCCACAACACGGGCTAGGAAAAGCGATAAAGCATATCCCAATTACTCCGGAAACCATTTCAGCCAGAAAGCGGCTGCATCGTGATATAAAACATTCCGGAGCAAACTGAGAGTCCTTGAATTTACACATAGAGGACAGGCCTTGTTGCAACAATCAAGAAATGTTTCCCTGTTCAATAATCTCAACAAATTTGGTCGAAGCAGTTGATAATGGTACGCTTTTTAAATAGCATACACCAATACTTCTTTTCGGAATCCCGTCGATTAGCTGTACTTCATGGACCAGTCCTTTATCCAAATACGTTTTAGAGAATTCTTTAGTGACACAGGCAATTCCCAGATTAATTTTGGCGAACTCCAAAAGCAAATCATGGGAGCCCAATTCAAATTCCGGAGAGATCTTGATGCCCTTGGATAGCAAATAATTTTCCACATACACCCTTGAATTGGACTTTGGCTCAAGGAAAATCAAGGGCTGTTCCACCAGTTCCTGCAAACGAATTGGTGCAGACAGCTGCTGCCTGAATCTATTTCCGTAAACAAAAATATCCTGTATTTCAAGAAATGGCTGCATCTCCAAGTTGGGATCATCAACCGGGAAATTACAAATAGCTATATCAACGGATCCTGTCTTTAACATGGAAATCGCTTCAGCTGTAGTACCGTTGACAATTTTAAATTTGATATTAGGATAATCATTATGGAAAACTTCTAAATAGGGAAGTAAAAAATATCTGGATATCGTATCGCTAACGCCAATCTTTAACTCCCCAGTTGTTAAATGTTTGAACGCAAGTATTTTTTCTTCACCTGTATCAAGCAAGTTTAGTGCAGCGTGGACATATTTAAATAAGTGCTTGCCTTCATTTGTGAGCGTTACCCCTTTTGGTGTTCGATTAAAAAGTCGTGTATCGAGTTCACTCTCCAATTGCCGAATTGCCTGACTAACAGCCGGCTGGGTTAGATAAAGATCCTCCGCTGCCTTGGAGAAGCTCCTGTTTTTCGCAACAACCCCAAAGATTTTATATAAATCCAATTTACCTTTCATATAAACAGTCCTTATATTTGGTATAATATTTATTCATTTTACTTATACCACTTCTTCAGTGTATATTACAAGTAGGAACTATGGATATTAACCTTAATAGCAACAAGGAGAGATTATTTTGGAACGAGTAGTTGGAACCGTATCACGTGGCCTTCGCTGCCCAATCATCAATCAAGGTGACAATATTGATGAAATTGTTGTCGACAGTGTATTGAATGCAGCAGAAGTAGAAGGATTTACTATTCAGGATAAAGATATCATATCAATAACCGAATCCGTTGTTGCCCGTTCACAGGGAAATTACGCAACAATTGACGATATCGCAACAGATGTACAAGCGAAGTTCGGTGATCACACAATCGGCGTCATTTTTCCAATCTTAAGCCGAAACCGCTTTGCCATTTGTCTTCGTGGTATTGCCAAAGGTGCTAAGAAAATTGTTCTTATGCTAAGTTATCCATCAGATGAAGTTGGTAATCATTTGGTAGATATCGATGCACTAGATGAAAAAGGTATCAATCCCTGGACTGATGTGCTAACCGAGCAACAATTCCGTGATTATTTTGGATATATGAAGCATACCTTTACCGGTGTCGACTACATTGAATATTATAAATCGTTAATTGAAGCATACGGTGTCGAATGTGAGGTTATCTTCTCCAATAATCCGAAAACAATTTTGGATCACACCAAACATGTCCTCACTTGTGATATCCATACACGCGAGCGGACAAAAAGAATCCTGAAAGCCAATGGTGGTGAAACGATTTATAGCCTGGATAATATATTAGCAACATCTGTTAACGGCAGTGGCTACAATGACGAATACGGTCTGCTTGGCTCCAATAAATCGACTGAGGAAAAGGTTAAGTTGTTTCCACGTAATTGCCAGCCAGTCGTTGACAACATCCAGCACATGTTGAAAGAACGTACTGGCAAAGATGTCGAGGTTATGATTTATGGGGATGGCGCGTTCAAAGATCCAGTCGGTAAAATATGGGAGCTTGCTGACCCTGTTGTATCACCCGCATATACAAAAGGACTGGACGGCACACCAAATGAAATTAAATTAAAATACCTTGCAGATAACAATTTTTCTGATTTAAAAGGTGAGGAACTGCAACAAGCCATTACCAAGTATATTGATGAAAAAGATGAAGATGCTGACCTGGTCGGAGCTATGGAAGCACAAGGAACAACACCACGAAAACTTACCGATCTGATTGGCTCGCTATCTGATTTGACCTCCGGCAGTGGAGACAAAGGGACACCGATCGTTTATATACAGGGATATTTTGATAATTATACGAAATAAGTTTATGTACGGGATGCCTGAGGAGGGCATCTCTTTTTTGTATGGTTTGTTCGATCAACTTTCGGTCTAGCTCGATCAACTATTGGCTGTGTTTGATCAACTTTAAATGCTGTTTGCTTTTTCTGTGTGAGATTCTATCTTGTTTGGGTGCTGTCCTTTACCGTTGGGACGATGCCCTCTCCCGTTCTTTTCCCTACCTGCTATACTGCTATACTTTATTTAAAATACTCCATTACAAATTCCTTAAACTGGAGCGCGGCTGACGATAAATAACCACCATCCAGCCAGGCAATGCCAATAACCCGCTCACTTTTAGGCCAACGGATATGCAGGCGGGCGACTTTGGCTGGATCCAGTCCCGTTACATCCGGAATCAATGAAACGCCAAGTCCGGCACCGACCAATCCAGCTAACGTATGGATTTCTTCGCCTTCAAACAATATTTTTGGATGTATCCCTGCTTCTTCGCATAACTGATCCATAATTTGCCGCAGTGAATTTCCCTCTTTAATAGCAATAAAATCTTCGTCGGCGATTTCCTCCAGTGTGATACTTTCGCAACCAGCCAACCGGTGATCGGCTGGCACAATCACGAACAATTCATCGTTCCATAGTTTTTGCCAATTGACCTTAATGTTGGTTTCAATGGGAGTAGTCAGACACAGGTCGAATTCTCCGGACTCTAACTGCCGTACAAGTGCCGCAGAATTATTTTGGTTAAACTGAAAGCGCAATTTTGGATATTGTTTGCGAAAGGCACCAATTAAATTGGGGATTTTCTCCACACCGAGTGTATGGAGAAATCCCAACGATATCTCCCCGTATTCCGGATCAATCAAATCACGAATTTCCTGTTTGCCATCCTGATATTCTTTCAAAATGCGATTGGCCCGCTTTAAAAACAATTCGCCGTACCGATTTAACAGGATGGAGCGCCCTTTTCGTTTAAACAACGGAACGCCTAACTCCTCTTCCAAACGAGCAATCGACCTGCTCAATGCTGGCTGGGAAATGGATAAGATCCCTACCGCCCTGGTAATATGCTGAACACGGGCAACTGTTTGAAAATATTCGATTTGCTGCCATTCCATTGACGACTCCTCCAATCATGACTAAAATGCATTGAATCTATGAAAATAATGCATTATACTTTTATTTTATTAGCCATTATAATAATACATATTGGATATCATTTAAAGAGGATGTTCAAAAAGTCTGGTAAAAATGACGTGCCCCTTCAAAAGGGGTATGCTGACGCCTGAGCGCAAGCCCGTTTTTAGTCGGCCTTCCTTTGAAGCTCGTTGGCATGCTTTTCCGCTCCTCATGTACCTTTTTGTACACTCCGGTGCTCAAAGCTACGCCGTCTTGAACTTCTTGGTCCTTTTTCCTCCTTTTTGAACTCTCATTTAAAGGATGGTTAAATGCGATTTGCGGTTTCCGCGGAATCAAATTTGCCATTTTTTTAATTCATCTTTGGAGTGAGCACGTATGAACTATGTAAAAAAAGGAACGACTGACTTTCGCAAAGTAAATATTGCCCTGTTCATTGGCGGCTTTATTACTTTTGCAAACTTGTATGTGGTTCAACCATTATTACCGGCGTTTTCCGAGCAATTTGATGCCTCTCCGACAATGGTGAGCCTGACTTTATCATTAACAACTGCTTTTTTGGCAATCGCCATGTTGTTGGTAGGTTCATTATCAGAGTCGTGGGGACGCAAAGGAATTATGGGGATCTCTGTGTTTGCTGTCTCCGTTGTGGCGGTCATCATTGCATTTGTGCCTAGTTTTCAAACGCTATTGCTACTAAGGGTATTGCAAGGGATTGTTTTTGCCGGTTTGCCATCCATTGCTATGGCTTATCTTGGTGAAGAAATTGATCCATCCAGCCTGGGAGTCGCAATGGGAATATATATTAGCGGAAACACGATTGGCGGACTAAGCGGGCGAATCATCACCGGCTCGATTGCGGATATGTTTGATTGGCGTATCGCGCTTATTGCTATTGGTGTCTTGAGTTTAGTTGCCAGCATTATTTTTTGGTGGGCTTTGCCAAAATCAAAACATTTTCAGCCACGTAAACTGGATCTGGGCAAACTCGCCAAATCAATGGGAAGTCATTTAAAAGATCCAGCCATGCTATGCTTGTATGGATTAGGATTTTTATTAATGGGCGGCTTTGTGACGATGTATAACTACGTGGAATTCCAATTGATCGCCCCGCCATATTCATTAAGTCAAACGTTGGTGGGCTGGATTTTTATCGTTTACCTTGTTGGGACATTCAGTTCAACCTGGTTTGGTAATTTAGCCATCAAATACGGCCGGCGGAACATGTTATTAATCGCGCTTTGTATTACGCTAATCGGTGCCTTAATCACATTGAATGCCAACCTGGTGATTAAAATCATCGGAATTGCCTTATTCACATTCGGCTTCTTTGCCGGACATTCCATCGCCAGTGGCTGGGTCGGTGCGATGGCTACGCATGACAAGGCACAAGCATCGTCACTTTATTTATTTTTCTATTATTGTGGTTCAAGTGTTGGTGGAACCGCCGGTGGATTATTTTGGAGCAGTTTCGGCTGGGGCGGTGTTGTCAGTATGATTGTTGCTTTTCTTGTCGTGACCTTCGTCCTGTTAGCTATCCTCTCTAAAGTTGCTGTATTTAAGAAAAGACAGGTGCAGGTTGCCAATTAATCATAACAGGCTTGGAAGTCCAAGCTTGTTTTTTATCTGAATCAATTTTCCAGTTCTGTTCATTTGATTCATCATGTTATTAGCCGTATGATGATACAGTGATCATTTTACACACCATGTTGTGAGAGGATTGACTTACGTTGAAACTTATTTTTTCGTCCCTGCAATGGGCATTATTTATATTAACAAGCAGTGTTGTTATTCCAGTAGCAATTGCTGCCGATTACGGGCTTGATTCAATAGAAACGATTGAATTCGTCCAACGAACATTATTTGCGCTTGGATTGGCAGGACTTTTGCAGACATTCTTCGGACACCACCTGCCAGTTCAGGAAGGGCCAGCCGGTCTTTGGTGGGGAGTTTTTTCTTTATATGCCGGATTAGGAACCGTGCTGTTTGGATCCCATATGGAAACATTACGGGTGTTGCAGTATGCTTTTTTATTAAGTGGTGTTATTTTTATTCTTTTAAGTGTGTTTGGGCTGGTTGAGAAGCTGGCACGACTGTTCACCCCTGCTGTTACCGGCATCTATTTGATCCTGATGGTGATCCAGCTAAGCAGTTCCTTTGTACAAGGGATGTTCGGGCTGGAGAATCCCGACGATACCGTTCATACGAATGTGCTTATGCTTTCAGTTTTAATCATTATATTATCCTATCTATTTATGAAAATCCCTAAAATTGGCCACTACACAGTACTATTTAGTATTGTTTTCGGCTGGCTGCTATTTTCATTGTTTGGACTATCTGAACCCGTCACCAAGGTTAATACATTGATAAACTTACCGAAAATCTTTGCATTCGGTTCACCGCGAATTGAGCCCAACATGATTATTATGGTTATCTTTATAACATTATTGTTACTTGCCAATATGCTTGCTACGGTCCGTGTCGTTCAACAGGTACTGAAGCGTCATCATGTCCAGTTTGAGGAAAATCGTTTGAAACAATCTGGCATTATATCAGGAGTTAACCAATTACTAGGCGGATTGTTCTCAGCAATCGGAGCTGTCCCTATTTCCGGTTCGGCAGGATTTATTGCCACCACGAAAATAACCAGCAAGCTACCCTTTATCATTGGATCCTTGATCATCGTTGGTATTAGCCTGTTTCCACCATTTACAGCATTTGTAGCTGCCATTCCCAAAGCTGTTGGTTATGCCGCAATATTTCCGATTTTTGCCAGCATCATTGGTTTAGCCTTACAGGAATTTGAGGCTGCCGAAAATAAACGGATCTTGTTTCAAGTTGCTGGTATTTCACTATTTGCCGGAATTGGTACGATGTTTATCCCTTCCGACGCATTTTCTACCATGCCGCCAACGCTTGTGTCGATATTGAGTAATGGGTTGGTATTTGGCGCCCTCGTCGCTATTGTTACTGAGGCAATATTGACGAGAAAGGCGAAGGGGGATAAAAGAAAAATCCACTTAGAGAATAAAGAGAAAGAAGCCTAAATCTGGTCTCAACTCTAATGAGGAATTAAATCTTCTTTCCGATTCGCGCAAGAAATCATCGAAGTCTTGTAAAATTACGCTTTTCTTTTGAAAAATGCCAAGTACCGATACATATCTTGTTTCGGCCCTTGGCATTCTTTCACCCAACTAGCGCAATGATACCTTCCTGATCATCGAGCTCGAGTTTTATTTCAGCGGATGGGTTCTCACCCATAAATTCCTCCAGCCACATTTGTAATGCTTCCATGATATTGCCCGTGACAAGCACCTGCTGTCTATTTAACCAGTAAACTTCTGCGGAAAAACCGGTGTCATCATCATATATTAATTCTGCTTCCACCTGTTCTGGTTTTATTTCTTTCTTACGTGCGGTATATATACAGAGGGCATTGATAATATCTTGTTCCGAAATAATTAACTTCTCCATGGATTCGTGTCTTCTCTCTTTTTACGCTTAAACAATGAAACAATTTTGCTGATGATAGCAATCAATACAATCAATGCCAAAATATTGATGATAAAACCCATCATCGCACCAAAAATACCGAGGTGACCCAACAGACCACCGAACAGTAGGCCAGCCAGTCCACCAAGCATCAAGCCTTTCATCAGCCCGCCTGACATGAACCTGTTCTTTTTATTTGGGTTAGCATAAGAACGATTGTTTTGATAAGAATTCTGTTTTTTATTTTGGAAGTGAGAAGGATTATTTTTGTTGTTAAAATTAAATCCCTTTATTCCTGATTTATAACCTCTTGCATCAACAGTCGTAGGTTGATCGTGAAAAATATAAGTACCAATTGGCCCAAAAATGAGTGTTGCTGTAATCAATGCTGTTATTATCTTTTTCAACTTATCTCTCTCCTCTTCAATCATTCTCCTTATTAAATATCATACTATAGTTCATTGTGATTTGCATTGAAATCATTCTTTCTTTAAATGTTAAATAAAGCCCGTTAATGCGTGACGAAACTGTAACATCTCAACAAAATCCTAATAAAATATTCTGAAACGTATAGGCGTTTGATCATATTTCACAAAATCGTTAGGGAGTGTGTTTATGCCAGCCATTAATGGACATGAATATATTGACCGAATCAACCACTTGCAAACGTATGTATGGGTGGATGGCGATCCTGTTACAGGAAAAATTTCCGAACACCCGGCATTTAAAGGAATTATGAAAAGTCAGGCAGCATTGTACGATCTGCAACAAGATGAATCGTTAAAAGATATCATGACATATCTTTCCCCGTCAACGGAACAAAAAGTTGGGATGTCCTATTTACAACCAAAGACAAAAGAGGATCTGGTAAAAAGACGAAAGATGATTCAACAATGGGCTGGACTCACCAATGGTATGATGGGAAGAAGCCCGGATTATATGAATACCGTTGTAATGGCACTAGCCTCATCAGCTAACTATTTAAAGGAAAAAGAAAACTGTTTTCCTGAACATCTACTATCCTTTTATGAATATGCCCGGGAACATGATATATCGATGACACATACATTTGTGAATCCGCAAGTCAACCGCGGGCAATTTTATTTTGAGGACTTGGATGCGGAGCCAATTGCCGCAAAGATCGTGGACAAAAATGATAAGGGCTTGATCGTAAAGGGAGCGCGTCTGTTGGCGACACAGGGTGGCATAACGGATGAAATCGTCGTGTTTTCAGCAGGCGGGGCTCAGGATAAAGCGAATGGATTTGCATTTGCCATTCCTAGTAATACCAAGGGTTTGAAATTCATTTGCCGGGAATCATTTGTCGTTGGTGACTCGACATTTAATTATCCATTAAGTTCGCGATATGAGGAAATGGATACGATTGTTGTCTTTGATGATGTGCTTGTTCCATGGGAGCGCGTCTTTTATTACGACAACATACAGGTTTCCAATACTTTTGCAAGGGCCAGCTCATTCCTGCCGTTTACATTGCACCAGGCCGCATCCAGGCAAGTCATCAAAACCGAATTTGTCTTGGGTGTAGCTCAGTCCATCATTAATACGATCAATATCAGTGAATACCAGCATGTGCAGGAAAAAGTTTCTGAGATTATTGTTGCATTGGAAACGATGAAAGCATTGGTCATCAAATCAGAGGCAGAAGCTGAATTGGATGAATGGGGATTAATGAGACCCGATCAAAAGACACTGCAAGTAGCCAGTAACGTATTCACAAAAGTCTATGCAAGGTTCGGCGAGATCATTCAGCAACTGGGTGCAAGCGGCCTAATGTCAATCCCAACAGAACGCGCATTCCAATCGTCTTTAAGAAGAGATTTGGATCAGTATTTGCAATCAAAATCAGACGATGCGGAATCACGTGTGAAGATTTTCCGTTTGGCATGGGAAGTAGCGATGAGTGCGTTCGGTACACGGGAAATTCAATATGAACGGTTTTTCTTTGGTGATCCAATTAGGCTTTCCAGTCAGCTGTATTTCTCGTATGACAAGGAACCGTATGTGAAACGGGTAAAGGCATTATTGGAGATGGATTGAATTTTTTATTGATTGTCCTAACTTTGTCCACATTCTTGTTCCTATTTCATTTTATTTGTTACCACAATTTGCTGCGGCTGCCACTTTTTTAAATGGATAGGATTAAAAAAGCTCCCTCAACAATAAAAGGGAGACTTTTTTATTTTCTCATTTAAGTAAATAAAATAAGGTTTGTTTTATTCGGCTGTTTGTAACGAGCTTTCGTCAAGACCAAGCGCCCGATTTGTTGAAACATGGACTTCCTGGACAAGCTCTGGATTTTCCACTAGCGACATGCCATAAGAAGGAATCATTTCTTTTAGTTTCGGTTCCCATTCTTCGAGATATTGTGGGAAGCATCTTTTGAACACATCGAGCATAATCGGAACAGCTGTGGAAGCCCCAGGGGAAGCGCCGAGTAATGCAGCGACTGATCCATCAGCGGCATTAATAAGCTCCGTACCAAATTGAAGCGTTCCTTTGCCACTGGCATCCGTATCTTTAATCACTTGCACCCGTTGTCCTGCTACTACAGTATCCCAATCTTCACTTTTGGCATCCGGAATAAATTCCTGTAACTCCTTGATACGTTGTTCTTTCGATAACATTAGCTGTCCGATCAGGTATTTCGTCAACGGAATGTTTTTTGCACCCGCTGCTAACATCGTGAAAACATTATTCGGTTTTACAGAACTTATTAAATCCATATTGGAACCGGTTTTTAAGAATTTTGGTGAAAAACCGGCAAATGGTCCAAATAGCAATGATTTTTGGTTTTCAATATATCGTGTATCCAGATGCGGCACAGACATTGGTGGAGCACCAACTGCAGCTTTGCCGTATACTTTGGCATGATGCTGCTTGATAATCTCCGGATTGTTACATACCATGAATAGTCCGCTTACCGGGAATCCGCCAATATGTTTACTTTCAGGGATACCAGTTTTTTGGAGTAAAGGCAACGCCCCTCCACCGGCACCAATAAAGACGAATTTCGCAGTATGGTATTCAAGGGTATCATCTTCATAATTTCGCACTTTCACTTCCCAAGCGCCATCTTCCGTACGTTTTATATCATCTACTGTATGATTGTAGTTGATACGGACATCCTTACTCTTCAAGTGATCCAACAATTTACGTGTAAGAGCCCCGAAGTTGACATCGGTTCCAGAGTCGATCTTCGTTGCGGCTATTGGCTGATCTACTGTCCGGTCTTTCATAATCAGCGGAATCCATTCCTTCAATTTTTCCGGATCATCGGAAAACTCCATCCCTTGGAACAATGGATTATTTGATAATGTTTCAAACCGTTTTTTCAAGAATGCTACATTATCTTCCCCATGTACTAAACTCATGTGCGGTATTGGCATAATAAAGTCATCCGGATTACTTATCTGTTTGCTGTCTACAAGATAAGACCAAAACTGCTTAGTAACCTGGAACTGTTCATTAATGTTGACTGCCTTGCTAATGTCCAGGGATCCGTCTGGCTGTTCGGGCGTGTAATTAAGCTCACACAGCGCGGAATGGCCCGTTCCCGCATTATTCCACTCGTTAGAACTTTCAACTGCTGGTTTATTAAGCTTTTCAAAAATGGTAATATTCCAGTCCGGTGCCAATTCCTTTAATAGTGATCCCAATGTCGCACTCATGATACCGGCACCAATTAAAATAACATCTGCTGAAGTATGGCTGTTACTCATGTTTACCTTCCTTACATCTTAAAATTTGCAGAAAGGATGCAAGCGCTCCTGCTCATTCATTAACAAGGCAGGTCGCGAACTTGTCACACATCTTTTCTTAATCTGTTATATCCTTCATATAGTATATCAAAGTTTTGTATCGACATAAATGTTTATGTCTTGTTAAAATACAGAATCCACGCTTTGAGATCCCAAAATCTTAATTGCAATGCCCTCGCCAACATTATCATGTCACTAATAGGCAAACACACATTTTATGGGTTATGACATATGATGCATTAATGGAAAACTGGGGGAGGTGAGGTAATGATTATCCATGTGGTCACAGCGGGTGAAACACTCTGGCAAATCGCAAACAGATATGCCGTCGATATGAATCAAATCGTGCAATTAAACGGATTACCCAATCCAAATCAATTATTGGTTGGTCAATCACTGGTTATCCCAGTACTTGGTACGCCGCATACGGTTAAAAGCGGTGAAACGTTATGGTCGATTGCCCAACAGTACGGTGTCCCGGTTCAAACTATTATCCAGGCCAATCAACTAACCAATCCAAATGTTCTTTCCCCAGGAACCAAACTATTTATCCCACCAGTGACACACGTTGTTCAGCCAAGGGAGACGTTGGCGCAAATTGCAAATCGCTATGGTACCACGGTTCAAGCAATCATGAATGAAAATCAATTAACAAACCAAAACATGATTTTTCCGGGAGTGCAACTGGCTATCCCAAGAAGAAAACCCGTGATTGAAGTAAATGCTTATACGTATCAATCAGAGGAAGATGCAGTCAACAGCCTTCATGAAGTCGGTAACTTGCTGACTTATTTTAGCCCGTTCGCTTATATGATCAGGGAAGATGGCACCTTGCAACCAATGAATGACCAGCGCATGATTCAGGCTGCCGTTGCTGAACATATCACACCGATGCTTTCGATTACCAATTTCACATCTACACAAACGGGATCCAATGTCGCACATATCATCCTGAGTAATCCGCAATTAAGTAATCAGGTCATTTCCAACGTACTAAACGTAATGGATCAAAAGGGATATAAGGTCTTAAACGTTGACTTTGAGAATGTAATGCCAGAAGATC is a window of Lentibacillus daqui DNA encoding:
- a CDS encoding LysM peptidoglycan-binding domain-containing protein; translation: MIIHVVTAGETLWQIANRYAVDMNQIVQLNGLPNPNQLLVGQSLVIPVLGTPHTVKSGETLWSIAQQYGVPVQTIIQANQLTNPNVLSPGTKLFIPPVTHVVQPRETLAQIANRYGTTVQAIMNENQLTNQNMIFPGVQLAIPRRKPVIEVNAYTYQSEEDAVNSLHEVGNLLTYFSPFAYMIREDGTLQPMNDQRMIQAAVAEHITPMLSITNFTSTQTGSNVAHIILSNPQLSNQVISNVLNVMDQKGYKVLNVDFENVMPEDRENYNRFLQMAVNRLHPRGYLVSTALAPKTSATQGGLLYEAHDYEAHGRIADFVILMTYEWGYRLGPPQAISPINQMRRVVEYALSVMPAEKIFLGFQIYARDWLVPHVQGQEAETFSPQEAIRRAVKYGASIQYDTTAQSPFFRYVDEQGQRHEVWFEDARSAQAKFDMVKQYNLRGISYWALGYPYPQNWALLNDNFTIRKLTS